In Aquiflexum balticum DSM 16537, a single genomic region encodes these proteins:
- a CDS encoding outer membrane beta-barrel protein, which yields MKLLFKILVLVFLSGNAFSQMDSTIVAPKKKSNTKWRVAVHANYINFNNSLGYFDIDSEYKLGFSTGPVFHIPISPYNSMRIEPYYLFQQIQNRYVADNVDVKTAFTNHVAGMDFFPVVLKTKSKFKPTLSLGGYAQYHIHSKSQTEINGTEIAYPFDEFNHFQAGWIVGAGVYLNRTLLELRLYNALVEFYPNAVSSNTLRSMSFIIAF from the coding sequence ATGAAGCTTTTATTTAAAATTTTGGTTTTGGTGTTCCTTTCAGGCAATGCTTTTTCACAAATGGACAGCACCATTGTAGCACCTAAGAAAAAATCCAATACCAAATGGAGAGTGGCTGTACATGCCAATTATATCAATTTTAACAATTCCTTGGGGTATTTTGATATTGACAGTGAGTATAAGTTGGGATTCAGTACCGGTCCGGTCTTTCATATTCCCATCAGCCCCTATAACAGCATGCGGATCGAGCCCTATTACCTGTTTCAACAAATCCAAAACAGGTATGTGGCCGATAATGTGGATGTGAAAACTGCTTTTACCAACCATGTGGCGGGAATGGATTTTTTCCCGGTCGTGCTGAAAACCAAATCCAAATTTAAGCCTACCCTTTCTTTGGGTGGATATGCCCAATACCATATCCACTCCAAGTCACAAACTGAAATCAATGGAACTGAAATCGCCTATCCCTTTGATGAATTCAACCATTTTCAGGCAGGTTGGATTGTTGGGGCCGGGGTATATTTAAACCGGACCTTATTGGAGTTGAGGCTGTACAATGCCCTGGTAGAATTTTATCCCAATGCTGTTTCAAGTAATACCCTGCGCAGTATGTCATTTATAATCGCATTTTAA